Proteins from a genomic interval of Alphaproteobacteria bacterium CG11_big_fil_rev_8_21_14_0_20_39_49:
- a CDS encoding methionine--tRNA ligase, producing the protein MTENKSFYITTPIYYVNDSPHIGHAYTTIACDVMARFKRLDGYDVKFLTGTDEHGQKVDKAAKNAGIDPQSFTDEVSKRFRTLVKCPDEENENLLNVTNNDFIRTTEERHKKAAQSLWNRIKDNGYIYADSYAGWYSVRDEAYYGEDELIEKDGKKLAPTGAEVEWVEEESYFFKLSAFQQKLLDFYEKNPDFITPKSRYNEVVSFVRGGKDFVEGALRDLSISRTTFNWGVPVPDDEKHVMYVWIDALTNYLTAIGFPDTDCKEYKKYWQNSEDSPVHVVGKDILRFHGVYWPAFLMSADLPLPKKIVAHGWWTIEGEKMSKSLGNVIAPKELIEQFGIDQTRYFLMREVPFGNDGNFSKDAMVERINSDLANNIGNLAQRTLSMIAKNCDGKVPKNEGISDEATLFLANQLLHHIYNDPCLCIQVPMKDFMFNSATLNIVSLASMANSFIDESAPWTLKKEGKIEEMEHVLYVLAESIRCIAIMLQPFTPIAAKKLLLQLGYSEDDFNNEFGGVPFIQLKPEYALKPETPLPKPEGVFPRIENKQAA; encoded by the coding sequence ATGACAGAAAACAAAAGCTTTTACATCACTACCCCGATATATTACGTAAACGACTCACCACATATAGGTCATGCCTATACAACTATCGCATGTGATGTAATGGCAAGGTTTAAACGCTTAGACGGCTACGATGTAAAGTTTTTAACAGGCACAGACGAACATGGTCAGAAGGTTGACAAAGCAGCTAAAAATGCAGGCATTGACCCGCAAAGTTTCACCGATGAGGTATCAAAGCGTTTCCGTACATTGGTAAAATGCCCCGATGAGGAAAACGAAAATCTGCTTAATGTCACCAACAATGACTTTATCCGCACTACCGAAGAACGCCATAAAAAAGCTGCACAAAGCTTATGGAACAGGATAAAGGATAACGGCTATATATATGCAGATAGCTATGCAGGCTGGTATTCTGTGCGTGATGAGGCGTATTACGGTGAAGATGAGCTAATCGAAAAAGACGGCAAAAAACTCGCTCCCACAGGTGCGGAAGTTGAATGGGTAGAAGAAGAAAGCTATTTCTTCAAACTTTCCGCTTTTCAACAAAAGCTGCTTGATTTTTACGAGAAAAACCCTGATTTCATTACTCCCAAATCAAGATATAACGAGGTAGTAAGCTTCGTGCGTGGCGGTAAGGATTTTGTTGAGGGTGCGTTGCGTGACCTGTCTATTTCCCGCACTACGTTCAATTGGGGAGTGCCCGTCCCTGACGATGAAAAACACGTTATGTATGTATGGATAGATGCACTTACTAACTACTTAACCGCTATCGGCTTCCCTGATACGGACTGTAAAGAATATAAAAAATACTGGCAAAATTCTGAAGATTCTCCCGTACATGTTGTCGGTAAGGACATACTCCGTTTCCACGGGGTTTACTGGCCTGCATTCTTAATGTCGGCTGATTTGCCTTTGCCTAAAAAAATAGTAGCACATGGCTGGTGGACTATTGAAGGCGAGAAGATGTCAAAATCACTTGGTAATGTTATCGCCCCTAAAGAACTTATAGAACAATTCGGTATCGACCAAACCAGATATTTCCTCATGCGTGAAGTACCGTTCGGTAATGACGGAAATTTTTCTAAAGATGCTATGGTAGAACGTATTAATAGCGATTTGGCTAATAATATCGGCAATCTGGCACAACGGACACTATCTATGATTGCTAAGAATTGTGATGGGAAAGTGCCAAAAAATGAAGGTATTAGTGATGAAGCCACCCTTTTCTTAGCCAACCAACTCTTACATCACATATATAATGACCCATGCCTTTGCATACAAGTGCCAATGAAAGATTTTATGTTTAACTCTGCAACTCTGAATATTGTATCTCTAGCAAGCATGGCTAATAGTTTTATAGACGAATCAGCCCCATGGACTCTAAAAAAAGAAGGCAAAATCGAAGAAATGGAACATGTTTTGTATGTTCTTGCCGAATCAATACGCTGCATTGCCATAATGCTGCAACCGTTTACTCCGATAGCAGCAAAAAAACTTCTGCTTCAACTGGGCTATAGCGAAGATGATTTTAATAACGAGTTTGGCGGAGTTCCGTTTATTCAGCTTAAACCTGAATATGCACTAAAACCGGAAACACCGCTTCCAAAACCCGAAGGTGTGTTCCCGCGTATTGAAAATAAGCAGGCTGCTTAA